A stretch of DNA from Limnohabitans sp. MORI2:
CTTGAGCACGGCTTGCACTTGGTCCACGGTCTCGGGCAATGCCACGCACATGGGGCGAGCGCGGTAAGCGGTGAGGCCGTCGCACTCGTAAGGCACGGTGTCCTCGGTGGTGTAGAGCAGGGCGTGCTGGGGCAGCACTTGCAGCAGGGCTTGCACGACTTGCGCTTGGCGCTCGGCGCGAGCCAAGGTGGTTTGCTGGTCGGAGGTGAGTGGTGCGTTCATGCGCCTCACTTTAAGGCAAAACGCAAGATAGACGTGTGAAGAAAGTTACACCCGCGCGTGAAGCCAATTTAAGGGACGGCTTTTTTTAGCCAATCCGCAAACGCCGCACATTCCCAGCGGTCCATCGCTCCCGTGCGCCAACACAGGTAATGCCCATGCGGGCTAGGCACTTGGCGCGGGAAGATGCGCACCAGCGTGCCGTTTTCTAGCCACGGTGCGCCTAGCTTCAAACGCACCAAGCCCACGCCCAAGCCCTGCGCTGCGGCGTCGCACATCAGGCCGATGTCGTTGAAGCTGCTGCCATCAATCGGCTCGGGCCAGTCTTGGTCGTGCGCGGCAAACCAAGTGCGCCAGGGCTCCAAGGGGCTGCGCAACAAAGTGGCATCTGCCAAGTCGTCGGGGGTTTCAAACGGGCCGTGCTCCCGGATGTAGGCGGGTGAGGCCAGCGGCGTCACGTCGTCTTTCATGATGCACACGTGTTCCACGTCGGCATAGCGGCCTGTGCCAAAGCGGATGGTCAGGTCGGCGTCTTCTGCCACCACATCCAAGAGTGGAATGCTCACTTGTAGCGTGAT
This window harbors:
- a CDS encoding LysR substrate-binding domain-containing protein produces the protein MTSRIPPIQCLLTFEALARLRSVTQAAEEQCVTPSAVSHRVKQLEQLLGVKLFGRADFSLTTEGSEYLAHVREGLAILERFPGKDGSATPGKRKLRLAVTPTFARSILMPRLRQFADAYPEIDITLQVSIPLLDVVAEDADLTIRFGTGRYADVEHVCIMKDDVTPLASPAYIREHGPFETPDDLADATLLRSPLEPWRTWFAAHDQDWPEPIDGSSFNDIGLMCDAAAQGLGVGLVRLKLGAPWLENGTLVRIFPRQVPSPHGHYLCWRTGAMDRWECAAFADWLKKAVP